In Syntrophorhabdales bacterium, the DNA window TGAATCGGCGCAATTGACGCCATCAAACCTGCAGGCCCTTGATGAGAGGCGGCCTGATCCTATGGAAGTCTCCATGATCCTGCCCACCGGTGGTACGACCGGGCTTCCTAAAGCGGTGCCCCGGACACACAACGACTACATCACCTATGTTGAATATCACGCGAAGAGATGGGAGGTCACCAGCAATGATACGCTGCTGACTGTTGCGCCGGTGAGCCACAGCCAGGGGATGCACGTCGGGCTGGGGGGAAGTTTTTTTAACTACGGGAAGTACGTATTAGCCGATTCCACCGATCCTGCTGACATCTGCACGGTGATTCAGAGGGAGAAAGTCACTGCTTTTCCAACAGTGCCGGCAATTGCCCAGAGAATAGTGAATCTGGAGAATTTGAAACAGTACGACCTGAGTTCACTCAAAAAGATTTACTGTGGAGGCGCGCCCAGTACTCCTGAACTTGTCAAGGCAGTATACGAAAAGCTCAACTGTAAATTCGTGAATGCCTTTGGTTCATCCGAGGGAATGAGCTCCATGACACGCCTTGGTGATGACATTGACACAATCTGTACCACAGTGGGCAGGCCGGATTGCCCCTACACCAAAGCGAAAGTTATTGATCAGTACGAGAATGAGCTGCCCGCCAATAAAGAAGGAGAGATCGTCTACAAGGGCCCCACAATTTTTACCGGTTACCTGAAATCAGCCGAAGAGAATAAGAAGAATTTTACCAAGGACGGTTTCTTCAAGACCGGCGATTTGGCCAGGATAGACGAAACCGGCATCATAAGGATCACGGGCAGGATCAAAGACACCATACTGCGGGGCGGAGAGACCATCAGTGCAGGCGGCATTGAGCGGCTGATACGGACTCATGCTGCCGTGGCCGATGTCGCAGTGATCGGCATGCCGGATAAGGCTCTGGGTGAGAGAATATGCGCATACGTTCAACTTAAGCCGGGTGCAAAAATCGAGTTTGAGGAGTTGAAGACGCATCTCAAGAGCGTGGGCGCGTCAGTGCTCCAGATGCCGGAACGCATGGAGATAATCGACAGCATTCCGCTGACGAATCTCAATAAGGCGGATAAGAAGGCGCTGAAGGAGGACATAAAGAAGAAGCTAGGTACGGCGTAGACCAACTTACCTTCAAGTGCATGCATTCTTTGCCTGCGCCGCGAAGAGTGGGACACTTTAACAAAAGCCGTGGCGTTTCCGGAAGAGAGAATTTCTTCTTGACGCTTTCATTGTATGTGCTTAACATTATAAAGGCACGGGTACCAGCTCGGGACGGGGGACTTACTGAACCAAAGCTCCATAAACGGACGAACCGCTGACAAAGTCTCGTTACTGGTACGAAACAAAAATGTTGTACAGGAGGTGTAGCTGTGAAGAAAACTCTTATGTTGAGTCTGGCTTTATGTATTGTCTTCTGCGCCACATTGGCCTTCGCTGCCCAGCCCCTCGGCGGGCCTGTGGACGCGGAGCAGGGCAAGTGGGCGGCATCGGTCGGTTA includes these proteins:
- a CDS encoding AMP-binding protein; this translates as MAVEGFEPYKAEDAEKYNRLRWWQGLTWGDMFDKATDIYPWKEALVDDTTRFTYKELREKTDRAAIGFMQLGIKSQDFVLMQLPNWTEFVISFFALQKIGAITVLLISRHGLSEVNYLASLTNPTAWIVPDNYKNIDFLSLIKGVTDATKSLRHVITARSADKSRFVTLESLIESAQLTPSNLQALDERRPDPMEVSMILPTGGTTGLPKAVPRTHNDYITYVEYHAKRWEVTSNDTLLTVAPVSHSQGMHVGLGGSFFNYGKYVLADSTDPADICTVIQREKVTAFPTVPAIAQRIVNLENLKQYDLSSLKKIYCGGAPSTPELVKAVYEKLNCKFVNAFGSSEGMSSMTRLGDDIDTICTTVGRPDCPYTKAKVIDQYENELPANKEGEIVYKGPTIFTGYLKSAEENKKNFTKDGFFKTGDLARIDETGIIRITGRIKDTILRGGETISAGGIERLIRTHAAVADVAVIGMPDKALGERICAYVQLKPGAKIEFEELKTHLKSVGASVLQMPERMEIIDSIPLTNLNKADKKALKEDIKKKLGTA